A genomic region of Williamwhitmania sp. contains the following coding sequences:
- a CDS encoding radical SAM protein yields the protein MATFIFDKIVFGPVSSRRLGVSLGINLLPTTCKVCNFNCIYCECGWNTPNSNREKLPTREEVRKALNIQLKQMASENKPPDVITFAGNGEPTLHPQFEPIIDDTIELRNEHCPNARIAVLSNATRISQESVFRALQKVDQNILKLDAATDSLVEALNQPNHPYSVEKTVDNLKRFNGNFILQTLFVRGTYNGSTVDNTTPNEVAKWLKIVEMLHPKEVMVYTISRDTPAQGLKKISKKELEQIAQQVRLLNIAVSVSE from the coding sequence ATGGCCACGTTTATATTCGATAAAATTGTTTTCGGGCCGGTTAGCAGTCGCCGACTGGGTGTATCTCTCGGCATTAATCTGCTGCCAACCACCTGCAAGGTTTGTAACTTCAACTGCATATACTGCGAGTGTGGCTGGAATACACCAAACAGCAACAGGGAAAAGCTGCCAACCCGCGAGGAGGTGAGAAAAGCGCTAAATATCCAACTCAAACAAATGGCTTCAGAAAATAAGCCACCCGACGTTATCACTTTTGCCGGAAACGGTGAGCCGACGCTGCATCCTCAGTTCGAACCAATCATTGACGACACCATAGAACTTCGAAATGAACATTGCCCAAATGCCAGAATTGCGGTTCTTTCCAATGCAACCCGAATTAGCCAGGAATCCGTATTTCGCGCACTTCAGAAGGTTGATCAAAATATTCTAAAACTTGACGCGGCTACTGACTCACTTGTTGAGGCGCTTAATCAGCCAAACCATCCATACAGCGTTGAGAAAACCGTAGACAACCTAAAGCGATTCAATGGAAATTTTATTCTGCAAACACTTTTCGTAAGGGGAACTTACAACGGAAGCACTGTCGACAACACTACACCAAATGAGGTTGCCAAATGGCTGAAGATTGTTGAAATGCTTCACCCTAAGGAGGTGATGGTGTACACCATAAGCCGCGATACACCCGCTCAGGGATTGAAAAAAATTTCAAAAAAGGAACTTGAACAAATTGCACAGCAGGTTAGATTACTAAACATCGCCGTTTCTGTTTCAGAATAA
- a CDS encoding glycosyltransferase family protein, which translates to MNPTKVFVCPLSWGLGHATRCIPVVETLLAQKAEVILGGNGASGQLLQKRFPELLFVQTPFHEVKLHRHFPAWLSILAQLPRLIGDLFKERGVANRMVSEYGVRIIISDNRYMLRSSNAISVLITHQLRLKLPLMLTPLEPLLALLIRALVSPFSQIWVPDFSNEQNLSGALSHGWLCRKKGVVYVGPLSRFRLPLPLIPKVGGKVVALISGPDPRRSIIQKKIVERAIAENITLTMICGKPEKFGVEKKGNITLYPHLSDNALVQELASAEVVIANAGYSTVMDLWALDCHALLLPFPGQTEQCYLAKYLTTKGTHLSPITTNLNLTEEIKRFSEFQFTKLENHLGVDLHLAVFNLLKDEEYTNHAS; encoded by the coding sequence ATGAATCCGACCAAGGTCTTTGTATGTCCGTTAAGCTGGGGTTTGGGCCATGCAACACGCTGCATTCCTGTTGTGGAGACCTTGCTGGCGCAAAAGGCCGAGGTGATTCTTGGTGGCAATGGAGCATCGGGCCAGCTGCTTCAAAAGCGTTTCCCCGAACTGTTGTTCGTGCAGACACCATTTCACGAAGTTAAACTCCATCGACACTTTCCGGCTTGGTTGAGCATTTTGGCTCAACTTCCAAGGCTTATTGGCGACCTGTTCAAGGAAAGGGGGGTTGCTAATCGAATGGTTAGTGAATACGGTGTAAGGATCATTATTTCCGACAACCGCTACATGCTTCGCTCTTCTAACGCTATTTCGGTATTGATTACCCATCAGCTCCGGCTCAAGCTTCCTTTAATGCTAACCCCTCTAGAACCGCTGCTGGCACTTTTAATCCGAGCACTAGTATCGCCCTTCTCCCAGATTTGGGTGCCCGATTTCTCTAATGAGCAAAACCTTTCGGGTGCACTTTCGCATGGATGGCTTTGCCGCAAAAAGGGTGTGGTTTATGTTGGCCCACTTTCGCGATTCAGGCTCCCCTTACCCCTGATACCAAAAGTTGGCGGAAAGGTTGTAGCCTTAATATCGGGGCCGGATCCACGTCGTTCTATAATACAAAAAAAGATTGTTGAACGGGCAATTGCCGAAAACATCACACTCACAATGATTTGCGGTAAACCAGAAAAATTCGGCGTTGAAAAAAAAGGGAACATAACGCTTTACCCTCATCTCTCCGATAATGCATTGGTACAGGAACTGGCTAGTGCCGAGGTGGTAATTGCCAATGCAGGGTATAGTACTGTTATGGACTTGTGGGCTCTAGATTGTCACGCCCTACTGCTTCCATTTCCTGGACAAACGGAGCAATGCTACCTTGCCAAATACCTCACTACTAAAGGAACTCATTTGAGCCCAATCACGACCAACCTCAACCTTACAGAAGAAATTAAACGCTTTTCGGAATTTCAATTTACGAAACTGGAAAACCACCTTGGTGTTGACCTACACCTTGCAGTTTTCAATTTATTAAAGGATGAGGAATACACCAACCATGCAAGTTAA
- the rpoN gene encoding RNA polymerase factor sigma-54, producing MVELRQRLQQKLLQKLSPQQIQTIKLLELPTIQLEQRIKKELEENPILEEGHEDDYQDEEEVITEDTVDSSEDEFTLEDYLNEEDVPSYKLVASNYSKDDKREEIPFSGGVSFHEYLESQLGLRRLTERQQMLGVYLIGSIDDDGYIRRKLTAVADDLAFAMGIETTDDELEEVLYIIQDFDPVGIGARDLQECLLLQIESKEMAAPEVARARKILKYHFDEFTRKHYDKIESKLGITEEELKEALDEILKLNPKPGSGFSDHQSNMSPHIIPDFMLELKDGELLLSLNSRNVPDLHISREYSQMLEQIAHKKGEMTRNEKETLTFVKQKLDSAKWFIEALKQRQNTLLLTINAILQFQREYFLEGDETRLRPMILKDIALLTGLDISTISRVVNSKYIQTHFGIFLLKYFFSEGLQTDSGEEVSSREIKSILSDCISAEDKKKPLTDEALMDILQEKGYQIARRTVSKYRELLGIPVARLRKEL from the coding sequence ATGGTTGAGCTTAGGCAACGTCTACAGCAAAAGTTACTTCAGAAGCTATCTCCCCAGCAGATTCAAACCATTAAGCTGCTGGAGTTGCCAACCATTCAGCTTGAGCAACGAATTAAAAAAGAGCTGGAGGAGAATCCGATACTGGAGGAGGGGCATGAGGATGATTACCAGGACGAAGAGGAGGTAATTACTGAGGACACCGTCGACAGCAGTGAGGATGAATTTACCTTGGAGGACTACCTGAACGAGGAGGATGTTCCCTCCTACAAGTTGGTGGCCAGCAACTACTCCAAGGATGACAAACGCGAGGAGATACCCTTTTCTGGTGGTGTGTCCTTTCATGAGTATTTGGAGAGCCAGCTTGGATTACGGCGGCTTACCGAGCGGCAGCAGATGCTGGGCGTTTATCTCATTGGCAGCATAGACGACGATGGATACATTCGCCGTAAGTTAACCGCGGTGGCCGATGATTTGGCATTTGCCATGGGCATTGAAACCACCGACGACGAGCTGGAGGAGGTGCTCTATATTATTCAGGATTTCGACCCGGTTGGCATTGGTGCTCGTGATCTGCAGGAGTGTCTCCTGCTGCAAATTGAGTCAAAAGAGATGGCGGCACCAGAAGTTGCCAGAGCACGAAAGATATTGAAGTATCACTTCGATGAATTTACTCGAAAGCATTACGATAAAATTGAAAGTAAGCTGGGGATTACAGAAGAGGAACTCAAGGAGGCACTCGACGAAATTCTGAAGTTAAATCCCAAGCCGGGAAGTGGGTTTAGCGATCATCAATCCAACATGTCACCCCACATTATTCCCGACTTTATGCTCGAACTTAAGGATGGTGAGCTGCTGTTGAGCCTAAATTCGCGCAACGTTCCCGACCTCCATATTAGCCGTGAGTATTCCCAAATGCTGGAGCAGATTGCTCATAAAAAGGGCGAGATGACGCGAAACGAAAAGGAGACGCTCACCTTTGTGAAGCAGAAGCTCGATTCCGCCAAGTGGTTTATAGAAGCGCTGAAGCAACGACAAAACACGCTCCTACTCACTATTAATGCAATTCTTCAATTTCAGCGGGAATACTTTCTTGAGGGCGACGAAACAAGGCTTAGGCCTATGATTCTAAAGGACATAGCTCTGCTTACCGGGCTAGATATTTCTACTATCTCCAGAGTGGTGAATAGCAAGTACATCCAAACCCATTTTGGTATCTTCCTACTCAAGTATTTTTTCTCAGAGGGTTTGCAAACCGATAGCGGCGAGGAAGTTTCGTCGCGTGAAATTAAATCAATACTTTCCGATTGCATCTCTGCTGAAGACAAGAAGAAGCCGCTGACCGATGAAGCACTGATGGACATTCTGCAGGAGAAGGGTTACCAAATTGCACGCAGAACGGTGTCAAAATATCGTGAGTTGCTTGGAATTCCGGTTGCTCGCCTCAGAAAAGAACTTTAA
- the asnS gene encoding asparagine--tRNA ligase, which yields MHTPGRTKIKELLVSKETGRDFVVKGWVRTKRGNKSVVFIALNDGSTISNIQIVANPESYSEELLRLITTGSCIRVSGTLVESPASGQPVEMHAKEIELYGTADAETYPLQKKGHSLEFLREIAHLRPRTNTFGAVLRIRHAMAYGIHKYFNDRGFFYLHTPIVTGSDAEGAGAMFQVTTLDLENIPKTEEGKIDFAQDFFGKATNLTVSGQLEGELGALALSEIYTFGPTFRAENSNTPRHLAEFWMIEPEMAFYDIKDNMDLAEDFLKYLVRYALENCMDDLEFLNKMYDNELIDRLRFVVENSFERLPYTKAIEILIASGHKFEFPVSWGLDLQSEHERYLVENHFKRPVILTDYPKEIKAFYMKQNQDGKTVRAMDVLFPRIGEIIGGSQREENYNSLINRIHELNIPEKDVWWYLETRKFGTAPHSGFGLGFERLVLFVTGMANIRDVIPFPRTPKNAEF from the coding sequence ATGCATACACCAGGTAGGACTAAAATTAAAGAGTTGCTAGTGTCGAAGGAGACCGGACGTGATTTTGTTGTAAAAGGATGGGTAAGAACTAAGAGAGGAAACAAGAGCGTTGTGTTTATTGCCCTTAACGACGGTTCCACCATTTCAAATATTCAGATTGTAGCCAATCCGGAAAGCTATTCGGAGGAGTTGCTGAGGCTGATCACCACAGGCTCGTGCATCCGTGTAAGCGGAACCTTGGTTGAGTCTCCTGCCTCTGGACAACCAGTTGAAATGCATGCAAAGGAGATAGAGCTTTACGGCACTGCCGACGCTGAAACCTATCCGCTGCAAAAGAAGGGACACAGCCTTGAATTTCTTCGTGAGATAGCTCATCTGCGTCCAAGAACCAACACCTTTGGTGCGGTGCTTCGCATTCGTCACGCCATGGCCTACGGCATTCACAAGTATTTTAACGATCGTGGATTCTTCTACCTTCATACCCCAATAGTTACCGGTTCCGATGCAGAGGGTGCTGGAGCCATGTTTCAGGTAACTACGCTCGACTTGGAGAACATACCAAAAACAGAGGAGGGAAAGATTGACTTTGCTCAAGACTTCTTTGGAAAGGCAACAAACTTAACGGTTTCTGGACAACTAGAGGGTGAGTTGGGGGCATTGGCTCTGTCTGAGATATATACATTTGGTCCTACCTTTAGGGCAGAAAATTCAAATACACCTAGACACCTTGCTGAATTTTGGATGATTGAACCGGAGATGGCCTTCTACGACATTAAGGACAACATGGACCTCGCCGAGGACTTTCTGAAATATCTAGTTCGCTATGCCCTCGAAAATTGTATGGACGATCTAGAGTTTCTCAACAAGATGTATGATAATGAACTTATTGATCGGTTACGATTTGTAGTCGAAAATTCTTTTGAGCGGTTGCCATATACCAAGGCCATTGAGATTCTAATCGCCTCTGGTCATAAGTTTGAGTTTCCGGTTAGTTGGGGCCTTGACCTTCAGAGCGAGCATGAACGCTACCTTGTGGAAAATCACTTCAAACGGCCGGTAATTCTCACCGACTACCCCAAGGAGATTAAAGCTTTCTATATGAAACAGAACCAGGATGGTAAAACCGTGCGGGCCATGGATGTGCTATTTCCTCGTATAGGGGAGATAATCGGTGGTTCGCAAAGGGAGGAGAACTACAACAGCTTAATAAATAGAATACACGAGTTGAACATTCCCGAGAAAGATGTTTGGTGGTATCTTGAAACCCGTAAATTTGGAACGGCACCGCACAGCGGTTTTGGATTAGGATTTGAGCGCCTAGTACTTTTTGTAACGGGAATGGCCAATATTCGCGATGTAATCCCATTCCCACGAACTCCTAAAAATGCTGAATTTTAA